The following DNA comes from Ammospiza caudacuta isolate bAmmCau1 chromosome 7, bAmmCau1.pri, whole genome shotgun sequence.
acacccagtgtccccagtcttCTCAGATtggccccagtgtccccagtatgtcccagtttcccccagtgtcactcccagtatgtcccagtgtctcccgCAGTGTTCCCAGCGttccccagtatgtcccagttctccccagtgtttccaagcacagtttcatttctcacggtggccgtggcagccaaaatcagcagtggggtcagtgcagtgcccatggccacagccccttgcaggggcccagtgcagcttgggctgatgatccaccctcacagctggcccagggcagctctgcagtgcctttggtggcacctggggctggcacacacctgagcagtgtgtctgtttTCAGTGGGGAAACTCAGCAGTTTGAGATTGTTGCAAAAAGTACGAAAAGGGAAAACCCCTCTTaggctgggtgcagccagctctgcaagcacagcagggcccagggcagtgagcacagacaggatggggctgggcaatgtggagcaaggttgtccacactggctcagagctccaggcacagcttctgtgagcaggccagacttgctgaggagagaccctgggccaatatcaatcacagaatgctgcaatcacctctgctctatagagaaatgaaataaaagacaccctttaaaataggaatgtgtattttattactgctctttgaaatctttctgCATAACTGGACTAGGAaaactttaatgagcctctcagggctttcttgttgtttacatcagactcagtccttgAGAGTGTCTTGAAATAACTTCTCAATAGCATAGAGTTAAATTTAAACTCCAAATTTTCGTGAAGTTTTAATAGgtcacacagaggggacaccaCTGGGAAAGTGTCCGCAGGTTCCAGGGacagcagaacactggaggcagtgatgacagctggggacaaagaaggcaaaggtgtctctggtgctgagcaaacatggatgtgtttgaggaatgcaaagggccaaggcctgagccccagcccctggccaggcacatgctgtccctccctccttgctcagggcttttgccaggatgggcactggcatgtggggatgtgcaatggcaagggcaggagcatggggcggcccctgccaggctgctgagcagggacaaggaggcaatgaggccccaggcctgcaagggtcacttgtctcctgctcctgcctcaggcccagggccagtagccatggccaaagtgctgcccaagttggctctggcagggctgtcttgcagctgctgcccatccctgtgccctgtgcagcccaggctgtcccacggtgtccctgtactgtgcctctgtccctgcaggctgtcggcatcccccggctgccccacctggctgggtccttcctttgctgacagctctgcctcctgcctgcctctgcctgcccacacagagccttggtCTGATACCAAAAGGTTTTATTCCATGTTTACCCTGCCTGTGATctttcagcacaggaacaagatatgcaggggctgctgtccctgcaagGATGggtggaagagaagaagaagacatCTGGCTCAAGGGTACAGGgatagagaaaacaaaaagtgaaTCTGGGAACTTGGGGTGGGTTTTATGGAAATGGGTTAATATGTAATTCACATTTTGCAACTGCATATGTGCAACACACTGGTCGAATTACACGTTCATGTGAGGTTGGGAGTTATCCCATGTTGGGTCTCTCTCCTGAATAAATGATACCCTCTGAAATAGCAAATTAATGTTCAGGAGCCTTATTCTGATATTTCAGAGATTTGGTGACAGTGGTTCCTCACAGACCCAAGGAGTCAGCTGTGACATTGTGCaaactcatggaacaaagggtccaTGGTGACACAACAgaaccccatggaaccaaaatcCATTTTGGCACATTGGGGCCACATTGAACCAATGCTCCATTGTGATACTgcggatccaaggagaccattgtgaccctgagAAACCTcttggaaccaaggggccattgtgacacagcaaggcctgatggaaccatgggtccattgtgacactgcagaacctCACGGAACCAAGGTGACCGTGTTCTACTGcggaacctcatggaacaaagggaccatggtgacactgtgtcATGGTTTaagcctggcacagagccagtgcccccatgagaataccctctccctggtgtctgctctgagatgtgaccaggaataagcaaagcaggctccagcttggaaataaagaaaactttattaactaaactacaagaaatgaagggaaaaactATAAGGGGAAaattgaaaaccttacaaaaagcACTTTCCACCTCCTCCCCACCAAATTTCCTGATGTaatacattcccccaaatcacgAACTCTCAGTCCAGCACCCTTCAGAGTACTCAATCTtcagttcatgaagaggagaggagtccttcttgcaccataggcttcccctggaaacacgctgaaacctcgtgtgcttccatgtcactcagcacTGCCCAGAAAGTCCTTTGCCATTATGACATctttccttccatgcccagtgctctcaccactgtgcatggaccagagctgcttttagggttgtcttttaagacgccttgtctcactccaaaagaggcacagtctctccttcgggacatctgtcccccccattttttcaccccctggggctgaggagTGCCCACAATGAACCCTtctggttctgaggcactgcctccccctaaatgcagtctctgtgtcacaggaataaaaaatgGTTCAGTCTATGGCCACACAAGgaaagtccagccaaaaggccactccatcTCTTCCCCCACTCAGCCAATCTTCTCCACTTTCCTTGGGCCTAGTCCTCGttatctcatctcttatctctcttcttaTTCAGCTCcgaggaggatcagcatttttgcAAGGTCCCAATCATgtaagaaaagggttaaaaatttcagtctctgcctgtcccagagctctggcACTCCCACGCTGCTCGGGCCGGGCACTTTTTTGCTGCActccccccttctcctcctgggctggctgctATCACATTCTGTCAccggctctccctctctctctcttgggGGGGTGGGGTGGCTTAATGGCTCTTAGTGcttccacccttccatcctcaagggcctcctcaccccccacctctgtccaggcccaggcctaccacatggctgcccctcccccgcccagaAGCAGTAGCGGGACAGGGGAGGGAGATCCGACCTCTTTGCCTCGAAGTCCCGAAAGAGAACTCCCAGGGCCGAAGCTCTggtttttaacccctgtgtgaTCTCAGGGGTGTGTCCAAACCCCACTGGCCACATCAGGTACCAGTATCAAAAtctgagcacccattggtttgaccacagcatcccagaattcccacttcttcctggtcaaaccagcacacactgcagaaccaaggagactGCTGCTGGCAGCGTGAGAGCTCATGGAACCAgaagtccattgtgacacaggaCGGCCTGATGTACACCAAGGGTCCCTTGTTAAACTGTatggcctcatggaaccatgagccattgtgacacagcaggacCTCATAGAACCTGGAGGCCATTATTAAAATTGGAGGCCTTGAGAAACCAAAGGGCCTTTGTGGCACTTCAGAGCCTTGTGGAGCCAAGGGaacactgtgacactgtgaggctCCATGAAACCAATGGCctgttgtgacactgcaaggccttatgggatcatggagaccattgtgacactgcagggccccatggaactaAGGATCCATGAACAGTACAGGACCCCATGGcaccaaaggtccattgtgacattgcggggcctcatggaatcctggaggcCATGATGACACTTGGAGGCCATGTTGGAtcaaggggctctgcagggcctcacGGAGTCAAGGAGACCCTTCTGACATTGTgagtccccatggaaccaaatgtccattgtgacactgaagcACCAAGGAGACCCCTGTGACACCGCcaggcctcatggaagcaagggaccaTGTGACACTGGAGCCCCATGGAAACAAGAGGCCAGAGTGACACATCTGGGCCTGATGAAACCAAGGATCCAATATGACACCaccactgtgaccctgcagggccccacggatcccagggaacagggaacaggCCTGGTTGGCTTGGCCTGACTTGTCCAACTGCCCTTGGCATGTCGAGCGTCTCTTCTCATGTACCCCTGAAACCCTGGGGTCTGGGCTTTCCTTCAATTGGAAAAGAGCTGCCTTTCTCATTCAAGCATCTATGGCCAAAATGGGATTCCCCCTCCAAATTTCCCAATATCCAGGGATTTCTCCCACATAAAAGCTTCCATAACCAACACGTCTGGCTGCCCTTGTCTtgcctctggctgtcctgagaactggctctcacctgccttcaaacagtgaggctctgtgctttccttcctatggaaaagaactgtccctcctgcacaggcacccatggccaaaACTGGTACTTGTCCTCCCAAATTCCTGCattcaagggtttttttctcccagacAAGATCTTCCAGTACAGACAGTTCGTGCTGGCCTTGGCTTCTGGTGGTTGCCTGAATTCTgccctgaaacactggggctctgccctttccatcctaagggaaaagaaccatccttcttctccaggtgcccatggtcGAAATTGGGATTCCACCTTCAAAAGTCCTATATCCAATGATTGCTCCTACACAAAAGCTGTCATTACAGAaaggtctggctggccttggtcTCTGGTGCCTGCAGTTCATCAGcccctgaagcactggggttctgtgctttccttcctatggaaaagaatcTTCTTATTCCTCACCAGCCAAAATTGCTACTCCTCCTAAAATATTCACGATATGAAGGGTTTCTCCCAGACAAAACCTGCCAGCTCTCTCTGGCACTGTGGGCTCTGATGGCCACCTGTCATCTACCCcggaaacactggggctctctGCCTTCCTTGTGATGGAAATACAGCAGTCTCCTTGTCCAGGGGCCGTGGCCAAATTTGAGATTTGGCCCCTAAATTTCATATATCCAAGGATAGGTCCCAAgcaaaagctgccaggagagACGAGTTTGGCTggcttggcctcccaggggctgcTTCTCATCTACCATCAAACCCTGAggctctctgctttccttcagatggaaaagaaatggCATTTTCATCAAGGGACCAGTGGCCAAAACTTGTATTCTACCTCCCAAATTATGTGTATCCAAGGATTTCTCTCAGGCACAAGCTGCAATTCCAGAAAGGTCTGGCTCACCTTGGCCCTTGGTGGCTGCTGctcatctgcccctgaaacactgggCCTCAGCTTTCCTTCCAATGGAAGAGAATCGTTGTTCACATCAAAGTGCCCATGGGCAAAAACTGAAATTCAGCCTAAAAAATTCTATCTATTCAAGGACTGCTCCAAGACAAAAGTAGCCAGGACACACAGGTCTGACTGGTCTTGTCCTGAGGTGATTTTCTTAGACTATGAGCAGAATGTTTTCATTTGCCAATACCTTGGACAGGGCCCAGATATCTCCCAAGGTGGGGTTTGGAGGCCTCAAGAACATGAGCACTCTACAGAgacagaggagctctgtgctcagtcaAGTGGCgactgaggacagcagaggTGAGCCCTGGAAGGGACTGAACGGTGGTTTCAGAGGTGGTGGATCTTTTTTACGTAGTAGAGaacagacagagaaagaaagaattaatgCAAAGGACAGATAGGGAGGGCCAGACAGGACCcaaagagaaaggaatttccctctCAGAGCAGGACTGTGGTGCAACATGGCCCCAGAAGGAGTCTGGGTCATCCCtaggctttgtgtgggcaggcaggggcaggcaggaggcagagctgtcagcaaaggaaggggccAGCCAGGTGGGGTAGCCGGGGaatgccgacagcctgcagggacagaggcgcagggcagggacaccgtgggacagcctgggctgcacagggcacagggatgggcagcagctgccagacagccctgccagagccaacttgggcagtactttggccatggctgctggccctgggcatgaggccacgaggggacaagtgacccttgcagggctggggcctcattgcctccttgtccctgctcagcagcctggcaggggccgccccatgctcctgcccctggAATTGCACATCCCtacatgccagtgcccatcccgggaagagccctgagcaaggagggagggacaggatctgcctggccaggggctggggctcaggcctttgCCCTTttgcattcctcaaacacatccaggttttctcagcaccagagacacctttgccttctttgtccccagctgtcatcactgcctccagtgttctgctgtccctggaacctggggacactttcccactggtgtcccctctgtgtgacCTATTAAAACTTCAGAAAACTTCAGACTTTCAATTTAAGtttgagttcttgagaagttttttgaacactctctcagggactgagtttgatgtaaacaacacCAAAGCCCCAGATGCTCATTAATGTCCTtgtgctctgtctgtgctgctgagttggactgggctcctggcacagaagcagctcctggcaaacCAAGAAGACcttcaaaaagaaatttctcctgaggagcagctcctctcccagcccaacAGGGCTGCGGCActacctgcagccaccctgggcacagcagagaggcacagagagcttcaatcagtcagggctgggaagtgctgagaagtgcctggggcagaatcactgccagcccttggcacaggaacctctggctgcaagacaatgcagctgcagctcctggagtgatctcctgcagctggaacatcccaatgcctacagactctgtgagtaaAACTCTGAATATTTCTGGTGCAGGGGAGGTGAAATGCTCATGAAGCTTTGACATGCTGAGGAATGCTGGTCAGtcataaaatatttccaataCAAGGATTTCCTTAAAAATTAGGGCATTTCCAAAGACTTCGGATTCCTAATATTGGAGAATGGCAGGGAGTGGGGGCATTAATATTAAAGATTGATTATGAATTATtaattacaaaattttaaaagttcctGAGAGATTGGAACTGTTATTTTTGTGTTCTGTAGATTCACAGGAGATCCCTAATGttctttcagccactctgcccatgAACAGCACCAGCATCCCCTTTGCTGAACCTATCAGGCTCAGTCTGGGCTGTCTTTTGTCCCATCTGCAAACAGAACCTGCccccagccagtgccctgcaaacaggcaggGTTCTGTCAGTCCAAGGAGAGggcacagagatttggggtctgtgagtgctggcagggagagagcaggcacagggaaacacctgaaggaggaaaatctccaggaagcagagagaagatcaggcaatgagagaaaacaaaacccagcaatgcAGTGGCAGGGAGAGTTTAGAGATGTGCACAGGATCCCCTCCAGTGCAGCTCCTCCCTCTgaacaagccccctccctcctgtgccccagccaagcctctgctctcagggccggggctccaaggtgtgcagcccctcctgtgcaggcagagctgcagcagagccatggggcagctctgcagccctgggtgcagttccctctgcagagcacagggctgggagcagctgcccggccctgggggctctggagggggcacagctggctcagggtgacgctgtccccagtgcccggctctgggcaatgctgtcagtgcatccagggaaggagctgcatctcccttcATCCAATGCCATCATAGGGACACCTGGAATCTCCCTGAGATTTCCGTCCAAACTTTGAGCTTCCCTCCAGGATACAAACCTTTCTGTAGCATCTCTGTGTTATCTAAAAGCCCCACAGTGAGACACAGAAGGTGTATGATGAGAAAATGCTGTTGGGTTGGTGAAATgagctctgtctgtccctgggtACAAATGTGGGGCTGAGACCTTGAGAAGGGGATGGGCATTTGGTGGACTGTGGGGATCCATCTGCTCTCAGCAATGTCAGGATGGTTTTTAAGGGAAACATGGGAGGGTGATCATCCTCTGTCTGGGAAAGGTGAAAGCCCAGAGAATCCTGGAACAGGACAGGGTGACAGACGTCCTCCCCTTCTTCTCCACTCACCACCTTGTCTCAGAGAACTCACTGTTCTCCCTGAgggcagcagaaatgcagagggTTTCTGACATCCAAAAATAATCAGCAGGGGAGATGAAGAAAAGCTGTAAATAACACTAGTATGTTTAAACAGACTTTACCATTCCTGTTCTCTGGCAGTGAGAGGGCAGATGCTGACAGGGCTGTCTGTGTTAACAGAGATTCAAAGAAGAACACGAGGACAGGTCCCTGTGCCTCTCCTATgtctgcacagcaaggctgAACTATAAAAACCTCTGTGTGTACCTGCCATGAACCTGAAGTCCCAGTCAAGCACCAGCCAGGGCTCCAAACTTGcagctgaagaaaaatcttCTGGAAATTGAAAAGGGTGTCAGAGTGTTACAGGAGAAGGGTCTATGGAAAAAGGCTTTGATTTTGCTGGAAGGAGTTTCTCCCAACCGGTCACTGACTTTTCTCCATGAACAGCTCCCAATGGCCAGAGAAatcaaatgtccaacagcagctccatcaggcacttcctcctgctggcattggcagacacacggcagctgcagctcctgcacttctgcctcttgctgggcatctccctggctgccctcctgggcaacggcctcatcatcagtgccatagcctgcggccaccacctgcacacgcccatgttcttcttcctgctcaacctggccctcagcgacctgggcatgatctgcaccactgtccccaaagccatgcacaattccctctgggacaccaggaccATCTCCTACAaaggatgtgctgcacagctctttttttttgtgtttttcatgtCATTAGAGGTTTCCCTactgaccatcatgtgctacgaccgctatgtgtccatctgcaaacccctgcactacgggaccctcctgggcagcagagcttgtgcccacatggcagcagctgcctgggccagtgcctttctctattcactgctgcacacagccaatacattttccctgcccctgtgccatggcaatgccctggacCAGTTCTTTTGTGAAATCCCTCAGAttctcaagctctcctgctccaattCCTACCTCAGGGAACTTGGGCTTCTTGCTGTAAGTGTCTTTGTAGCCTCAAGCTgctttgtgttcattgttttctcctatgtgcagatcttcagggctgtgctgaggatcccctctgagcagggacagcacaaagccttttccacctgcctccctcacctggctgttcTCTCCCTGTTTCTCAGCACTAGCTTTTTTGCCTACCTGAAgccctcctccatctcctccccatccctggatctggccctgtcagttctttactcagtggtgcctccagccctgaaccccctcatctacagcttGAGAAACCaagagctcaaggctgcagtgtggagattGGTGACTGGACAAtatcagaaacattaaactgctggccaaTTTCTGCAAATCACTTGAAATCAATGTAATCTTTCATTGTTCTTGTTGGGTATGGTGGTTGGTTTATTattctcattatttttatttttttttttagtattgtCCAAATGAAATGCTACTGgttttgccatttctcatttcatttctCTCCACCTTTGCTGTGGCTccagactgtgtcaatgaggaGCTGTGCTCTCAGTGGCTCTAAAGGAGCTAAAGGATCTCCAAGCAAAGTTTTAACCAGAGTTCCCCCTCTTGTTGCCttttctggagctgcagcagcaatgtctgtgtgcagagctgggggcagatcagtgctggcccagcagctgtgcccagcagcagcagcacttggtgttgccagtgctgctgccgtggccctgccccgctgccctggtggccctggtgttgctgcaggtcctgagtgctctcagggccgggctcagccctgggggtggcagtgccggggctgaagcagggacaggccatgggcactgctggggcagcgctgacgcctcagcccagggcctgggggctccaggctccttgcccaggctctctcaagagCACACTCAGGCCAATGCTCAGTACAGAAAAcccccgtgagcagccccaggctggccgtgggcatgctgggggcaaacagcatggctggggctctgcaagggccctggggcagacgggaaggaacagcagagcaggggctgatccatccccagtgcgctggagagcccagggcagtgtcccagagcgtcctcatggagctgccaacaacatcccccctcttcagccctggcctctctccAGCTCACATAGGggccccatccttgcaggcacagacacagcagcactggctcagcagcccctgtttgcattgcacacagcagggggagcacccccatgctgttggtgtggggacatgaacctgagggagcacaaatgccatcagcccctggggccagcaagggctgggggacaccagggaaaccactcagctttgtcctggcctctgcagtcagccagaaagtttgttcccatgagctgggagtttcctgtcccactgcagactCTGTTTCTCagagccagggcttcctggcagccacccccaaactgccccgaGCATTTCCCTgccttcacctttgctttccttcctctttgcTGATCCAGATTTCTTCCAATTGCCCATtgctgttccctcccctgcaaacagcctatccctgttttccctttcctctttggcCCCACTCtccattgcagttcctgacttgccCCCATGGGAACATCCCTTTTGGAGCAGGATCATactacaagtgctgcaggaattgtctgcaggctcctgcagttcctcctgctgctcccttgccagaggcaccccaggccaggggggcacatctgagctgctgtgtctggctctggggctccctgttctgggcagtgaggaggagctgcagaggctctgcaggactgacaggatgggctttggggctggcaggagaagctgagggacctgggctgctcgagcttctgaagaggaggcccagggctcatcctgcaactTCTCCAAGGGTGTTTGCAGAggatcccagaatcagcaaggttggaaaagatcttggAGATCATCAATCCAATCTTTCCCCTGCCTTGTGtcctctgagcctcctcttctccaggaaagacaacctcagctccctcagctgtgctccagacccctcccagcaTTGTGTCCCTTCTgtggacacgctccagcccctccatgtccatCCTAAATTGGGGgccccagaactgcaaacagcactcaaggtgctgcccaagcagtgctgagcacaggggaacaatccctgtcctgctcctgctggccgcaccattcctgatccaggccaggagccattggccttcttgcccacctgggcacactgctgcctcatgtccagcctgctgtccatcaatCCCTACAGTTCCCCCtctgtccagccactctgtccccagcctgtagtgctgcagggattattgtggccaaagtgcaggtcccggcacttggacttgttaaacctcaccttgttgggtTTGGCCCCTGCCTCCATCCTTTCcaggagccctgctcccagcatgaGCCCAGTTGTTGCCCCTGTGTGCTTCCAGTTTACTTATCACTCCCAGGATGATCCTGCTCACTTCCCCTCACTCCTGGCAGGATCCCTCTTCTTCCCAGTATGAGCCCAGTTATTCCCAGCCATTCCTCATTATGATGCAATTTGTACCCAACACGGTCCCATttgctcccagttgctcccgCTTTCATCCAGTGTGTTCCCCATTCTCCCAGTTGGCCCTAGTATAGTCCCAGAAACTCCCAGTATgttcccagtctctcccagcagggccccaCTCACTCACACTtgcccccagttcccccagtatgatcccagtcacccccagcacattcccagtggctcccagtgtTGTCCCAGTCACCACCTGCATAGTCTCAGGCACtcccagcacattcccagtTGCCCTGAACATTCTCGTAGTCAttgccaggcactcccagttACCTCAGCGTGGTTCAGCTGCCCCCAGTTTCAtcccagtcactgccaggaTATTCCAGTCGTCACCAGCATGCATCCTGtcattcccagtttttcccagttCCTTCCAGTGTGTGcgcaggcagctcccagcatgggcctggtagctcccagtaaccccagtcaGGGTCTATTGAAACCCACTATaatcccagtgtgatcccagtcactcccagtatgatgccagtggcccccagtgtgatcccagttgctccctgtCAATGCCAGCAGGACCCCAGTAGCCTCCAGTGTGATCCTCGTgactcccagtctctcccagtatatcccagtcacACCCAGCATGCTCCCAGTCACTGCCACTTCCTCCCAGTGGCTTTCAGCATTATTCCAgttgctcccagcccctcccagtcaatcccagtatgattccagtcaCCCTCATTGTGATCCCAGTCTCAGCCAACATGGACCCAGCTGCTTCCACTgtgatcccagtatgatcccagctgctgccagaatagtcccagttgttcccagttcctcccagtatgatcccagttgtCCCTCGAATAGTCCCAGTGCCTCTCAGCATGGTCCCACTCACTGccagttgcccccagcatggtcccagctgTTTGCAGTGTGGTTCCAGTCCACCCGGTATGGTCACAgacactcccagtatatcccagtgtGCCCAGTAATGTTCTGGTTAGCTCAGAATTATCCCTGtctttcccagtccctcccagtttcttCCAGTATGATTTCAGTTTCTGGCAGTTTCCTGAAGTAAGGTCCTAGTTGCTCCAAATATAATCCCAGTTATAGTCTCAGTTGCCTCAGCATGGTTTCAGTACCTTCCagatgatcccagttgctcccactGTGCCCACATTTTCCTCCCAGCATGGGCCCAGTAGCTCCCATTACCCCCCAGTCAGGATCCATTCTCATCTGCTGTAATCCCAGTGGcccccaggatgatcccagttgcacccagtcactcccagtatggttACAACCAcccccagtatgatcccagtcactcccaaatcctcccagtatgattccagtcaTGCCCAGAGTGACTCCCTGTCACTCCCAGTGTGggcccagttgctcccagtcacctccagcatggttc
Coding sequences within:
- the LOC131559721 gene encoding olfactory receptor 14A16-like; translation: MSNSSSIRHFLLLALADTRQLQLLHFCLLLGISLAALLGNGLIISAIACGHHLHTPMFFFLLNLALSDLGMICTTVPKAMHNSLWDTRTISYKGCAAQLFFFVFFMSLEVSLLTIMCYDRYVSICKPLHYGTLLGSRACAHMAAAAWASAFLYSLLHTANTFSLPLCHGNALDQFFCEIPQILKLSCSNSYLRELGLLAVSVFVASSCFVFIVFSYVQIFRAVLRIPSEQGQHKAFSTCLPHLAVLSLFLSTSFFAYLKPSSISSPSLDLALSVLYSVVPPALNPLIYSLRNQELKAAVWRLVTGQYQKH